The genome window ACCGCCTTCCCGCCGTGGGCGTCGCGCCTGTTGTCGCAGGGGGCGGGGTCGGCGGCCTCGTTGCCCAGGAAGCCCACCAGCCGCTCCCGCGGTACGACACCGATGAGCCGGTTGCCCTCGTCGACCACCCCGACGGGATGGGAGAGCCGGGCGCTGATCGCGCACAACTCGGTGAACGGCGTGTCGGGGGTCGCGGTCTCGCAGCCGCAGCCCGGGTCGTCGCCGGTGACCGTGGTGTCCATGACCGCGCCAGCGGTGAGCACCCGGGAGCGGTCGACGTCCTGGGTGAAGGATGCGACGTAGTCGTCGGCGGGGCGGACCAGGATGTCCTCGGCGGTGCCGATCTGCACGATGCGGCCGTCCCGCATCACGGCGATGCGGTCGCCCAGGCGCATGGCCTCGTTGAGGTCGTGGGTGATGAAGACGATGGTCTTCTTCAGGGTCTGCTGCAGCTGCAGCAGCTGGTCCTGCATGTCGCGGCGGATCAGCGGGTCGAGCGCGCTGAACGACTCGTCCATCAGCAGCAGGTCGGCGTCCGTGGCGAGCGCCCGGGCCAGGCCCACGCGCTGCTGCATGCCGCCGGACAGCTCGTCGGGCCACGACTTCTCCCAGCCGGCCAGGCCGCACAGGGCGAGCGCCTCGTCGGCGCGCTTCAGGCGCTCGGCGCGGGGCACGCCCTGCACTTCCAGGCCGTACGCGGCGTTCTCGCGGACGCTGCGGTGCGGGAAGAGCGCGAAGTGCTGGAAGACCATGCTGATCTTCCGTGCGCGGACCTCGCGCAGCTCACGGGGGCCGAGGGCGGTGAGGTCCTGGCCGTCGAAACGGACGTGTCCGGCGGTCGGCTCGAGCAGGCCGTTGAGCATGCGCAGCAGCGTGGACTTGCCGGATCCGGACAGGCCCATGACGACGAAGATCTGGCCCGGCTCCACCGTGAAGGACGCGTCGATCACAGCCGCGGTGGTCCCGTCGGCGCGTAGTTCCTCACGGTCGGCCCCCTGCCGGAGCCGTTCCACCGCCCGATCCGGTCGTCTGCCGAACACCTTGTACAGGTGCTCGGTCTCAAGCCTGGAAGACACAGGTACCTCTCGTCTCGAAGCCTCCGAGCCGCTGCAAACGTTGAAACTGCAACCGGCATCGCTTCGAGGCGCCCCTGCCCCCGGTCGTCAAGGCCAAACGCAAGGGTGGCCCAGTTCACAAGGCGTTTACTTCTGCCACGTATGTGCACGGCATGCCCACGGAAGGGGCACTGTCGGCGCCGTACGGCATGATGCGGAACGTGACGCAGAGAACTCGACGGCTCATGCTCCTCGACACCGCCTCGCTGTACTTCCGTGCCTACTACGGCGTGCCGGAGTCGATGAAGGCTCCCGACGGCACGCCCGTGAACGCCGTGCGCGGGCTGCTCGACTTCATCGACCGCCTGGTGAAGGACCACCACCCCGACGACCTGGTGGCCTGCATGGACGCCGACTGGCGCCCACACTGGCGGGTGGAGCTGATCCCCTCCTACAAGGCGCACCGCGTGGCCGAGGCGCACGAGGCGGAACCGGACGTGGAGGAGGTGCCGGACACGCTGTCCCCGCAGGTGCCGGTGATCGAGGACGTCCTGGACGCGCTGGGCATCGCGCGCGTGGGGGTCGCGGGGTACGAGGCCGACGACGTGATCGGCACGTTCACGGCGCGCGCCAAGGGTCCGGTCGACATCGTCACCGGCGACCGCGACCTGTACCAGCTGGTCGACGACGCGCGCGGGGTGCGGGTGCTGTACCCGGTCAAGGGCGTCGGCACGCTGCAGCTCACCGACGAGGCGGCGCTGCGCGAGAAGTACGGCGTGGACGGGCGGGGATATGCGGACCTGGCGCTGCTGCGGGGCGACCCCAGCGACGGGCTGCCGGGTGTCGCAGGCATCGGTGAGAAGACGGCCGCGAAGCTGCTCGCCGAGTTCGGCGACCTGGCCGGGATCATGGCCGCGGTCGACGACCCGGCCTCGAAGCTCACACCGGCCCAGCGCAAGCGGCTCGCCGAGGCCCGGCCGTATGTCGCGGTCGCGCCCTCGGTCGTCCGGGTCGCCGAGGACGTACCGCTGCCGGAGGTCGACACGGCGCTGCCGCGCACGCCGCGCGACCCGGCCGCACTGGACGCCCTTCAGGCCCGCTGGGGTCTGGGCGGCTCACTGAGGCGGCTGCTCACCACGCTGGGGGCGTGACGGTTCCGGGAGGAAGTGTCATCCCGTTCTCAGGGGAGAGTCGGGAATGAGGTGTTGACGGGCGGGAGATGCTAACTTAGGTGAACCTAACTCAGGGAACCGGGAGGCCGTCATGGCAGAGCGCCCCGCAGGCAAGGCGCGCAGGGCCCACACCGCGCAGGTGGTCCGCACGCAGCGGCTGACCCCGCACATGCAGCGGGTGGTGCTCGGCGGCGAGGGGCTCGCCGACTTCGCGGCGGGCGGTTGCACCGACCACTATGTGAAGCTGCTCTTCCCCCCTGCCGAGGGCGTCACCTATCCGGAACCCTTCGACCTGCAGCGCATCCGCGAGGAGTTGCCGCGCGAGCAGTGGCCCGTGACCCGGACGTACACCGTGCGCGCCTGGGATCCTGAGCACCGTGAGCTGACCCTGGACTTCGTGATCCACGGCGACGAGGGGCTCGCCGGCCCGTGGGCGTTGCGGGTGCAGCCGGGCGAGACCGTGCGGTTCATGGGGCCGGGCGGCGCCTACGCCCCGGACGCGAGCGCCGACTGGCACCTTCTCGCCGGTGACGAGAGCGCGCTGCCCGCGATCGCGGCGGCCCTGGAGGCACTGCCGGACGGCGCCCGGGTGCACGCGTTCGTGGAGGTGGCCGGCCCCGAGGAGGAGCAGAAGATCGACTCCGATGTGGAGGTGGTCTGGCTGCACCGCGGGCACCGGCCGGTCGGCGCGGCACTGACCGAGGCCGTACGGGCGCTTGAGTTCCCCGAGGGCCGACTGCACGCGTTCGTGCACGGCGAGGCCGGTTTCGTGAAGGAACTGCGCCGGCTGCTGCGCGTCGAGCACCGGATCCCCCGCGAGGACCTCTCCATCTCCGGCTACTGGCGCCTCGGGCACAACGAGGACGGCTGGCAGGCGTCGAAGCGGGAGTGGAACGCGCGCATAGAGGCGGAGCAGGAGGGCGCGTCCGCCGCGTAGGACACGGCGGCCGGACACCCAAGGCGGCGGCACCCCGGGGATGCCCGGGTGCCGCCGCCTTGTCGTGCGGTGCTCTCGCGAGGGCGTGAGGACTTGGGTCCCACCCCGACACCCCGGCGTGACGCCGGTGAAACAGGTGCTCCCTACGTTCGGTCGCCCGACAGCAATTTCTGTCGCCCGACAGGAACTCTCGCGCGCAGTGCGAAAGCAGGTTGCCGCCATGACGAGCACCGCCCCCGCCGACGTCCGCCCCGACCCTCCGGGCCCCGAGGGAGCCGCCGACCTGGCGCGCTTCGGCTACCGCCAGGAACTGCACCGCAGCCTGGGCCGGTACGCCTCCTTCGCGGCCGGGTTCTCCTTCATCTCCGTCCTGACGACCGTCTTCCAGTTCTTCGCGTTCGGGTACGCGTTCGGCGGGCCCGTCTTCTTCTGGACCTGGCCCGTGGTGATGGCGGGCCAGGTGCTGGTGGCCGCGTGCTTCGCCGAGCTGGCCGCCCGCTACCCGATCTCCGGCGCCGTCTACCAGTGGTCCTCACGGCTGTCGAACGCCGCCTTCGGCTGGTTCGCCGGCTGGATCATGGTCATCGGGCAGATCGTGGTGGTCGCCGCGGCGGCGCTGGCCCTGCAGATGGTGATGCCGCCGCTGTGGTCCGGCTTCCAGCTGGTGGGCGGCGACCCGTCACCCACCTCGCCCACCGGCGCGGCGAACGCGGCGGTCCTCGGCGTCATCCTGCTCGTGCTCACCACGCTCCTGAACGTCGTCGACAACCGGGTGATGTCCGCGGTGAACCGCATCGGGGTCACCGCCGAGATCATCGGCGCCTGCCTGATCGTCGTGCTGCTGCTCAC of Streptomyces cynarae contains these proteins:
- a CDS encoding quaternary amine ABC transporter ATP-binding protein, whose product is MSSRLETEHLYKVFGRRPDRAVERLRQGADREELRADGTTAAVIDASFTVEPGQIFVVMGLSGSGKSTLLRMLNGLLEPTAGHVRFDGQDLTALGPRELREVRARKISMVFQHFALFPHRSVRENAAYGLEVQGVPRAERLKRADEALALCGLAGWEKSWPDELSGGMQQRVGLARALATDADLLLMDESFSALDPLIRRDMQDQLLQLQQTLKKTIVFITHDLNEAMRLGDRIAVMRDGRIVQIGTAEDILVRPADDYVASFTQDVDRSRVLTAGAVMDTTVTGDDPGCGCETATPDTPFTELCAISARLSHPVGVVDEGNRLIGVVPRERLVGFLGNEAADPAPCDNRRDAHGGKAVARA
- a CDS encoding 5'-3' exonuclease, with translation MRNVTQRTRRLMLLDTASLYFRAYYGVPESMKAPDGTPVNAVRGLLDFIDRLVKDHHPDDLVACMDADWRPHWRVELIPSYKAHRVAEAHEAEPDVEEVPDTLSPQVPVIEDVLDALGIARVGVAGYEADDVIGTFTARAKGPVDIVTGDRDLYQLVDDARGVRVLYPVKGVGTLQLTDEAALREKYGVDGRGYADLALLRGDPSDGLPGVAGIGEKTAAKLLAEFGDLAGIMAAVDDPASKLTPAQRKRLAEARPYVAVAPSVVRVAEDVPLPEVDTALPRTPRDPAALDALQARWGLGGSLRRLLTTLGA
- a CDS encoding siderophore-interacting protein; this encodes MAERPAGKARRAHTAQVVRTQRLTPHMQRVVLGGEGLADFAAGGCTDHYVKLLFPPAEGVTYPEPFDLQRIREELPREQWPVTRTYTVRAWDPEHRELTLDFVIHGDEGLAGPWALRVQPGETVRFMGPGGAYAPDASADWHLLAGDESALPAIAAALEALPDGARVHAFVEVAGPEEEQKIDSDVEVVWLHRGHRPVGAALTEAVRALEFPEGRLHAFVHGEAGFVKELRRLLRVEHRIPREDLSISGYWRLGHNEDGWQASKREWNARIEAEQEGASAA